From Sphingomonas hengshuiensis, one genomic window encodes:
- a CDS encoding DUF433 domain-containing protein, with the protein MNWRDHIHSDPGILGGKPVIRGTRISVELILEYLAEGASVPEIIDAYGHITEADVRAAIAFTHDLLIKEASAAKREAA; encoded by the coding sequence ATGAACTGGCGCGACCATATCCATTCCGACCCCGGAATCCTCGGCGGCAAGCCGGTGATCCGGGGCACGCGGATTTCGGTCGAGCTGATCCTTGAGTATCTCGCCGAAGGGGCGTCGGTTCCGGAAATCATCGACGCCTATGGCCATATCACCGAAGCAGATGTGCGTGCGGCGATCGCCTTCACCCACGATCTTCTGATAAAGGAAGCGTCCGCAGCGAAACGCGAAGCCGCCTGA
- a CDS encoding DUF5615 family PIN-like protein: MRLLVDENMHRVVVARLRQAGFDLEWIRDTSSGATDDEILARPDIPTLIFVTHDRDFGDLIFNKARTAPYAVLYTRLPHRLPNLTADLLIAQLEAGVPAGQMTTIKRDGSRTRPFPDGANNG; this comes from the coding sequence GTGCGGCTTCTCGTTGATGAGAATATGCACCGGGTCGTCGTCGCCCGCCTTCGCCAAGCGGGCTTCGACCTCGAATGGATACGCGATACAAGCTCCGGCGCGACGGATGACGAGATACTGGCGCGCCCGGACATTCCTACTCTGATTTTCGTGACGCATGACCGCGATTTCGGCGATCTGATCTTCAACAAGGCGCGGACGGCCCCCTATGCGGTCTTATATACAAGGCTACCGCACCGCCTGCCCAACCTGACGGCAGACCTGCTGATCGCCCAGCTTGAAGCCGGGGTCCCAGCGGGCCAAATGACAACGATCAAGAGGGACGGCAGCAGGACAAGGCCGTTTCCGGATGGAGCAAATAATGGCTGA